Within the Burkholderia ubonensis genome, the region GAGGCCGGCTGCGTCGATCCACTGCAGCAGCGTGTCGCGCGGCCGCAGCCCGAGATGCTCGGCGAAATCGGACAGGATCAGCCAGCCCTCGCCGCCCGGCTCCAGATGCGCGGCGAGCCCGGCGAGGAAGCCGCGCAGCATGCGGCTGTCCGGATCGTAGACCGCATATTCGATCGGCGCGCTCGGCCGGGCCGGCACCCACGGCGGGTTGCAGACCACGAGCGGCGCGCGGCCGGCCGGAAACAGGTCGGCCTCGACGACGTCGACCTGCGCCGCGCAGCCGAGCCGCTCGACGTTCTCGCGCGCGCACGCGAGCGCCCGCGAGTCCTGGTCGGTCGCGACGACGCGCTTGACGCCGCGCGCGGCGAGCACCGCGGCCAGCACGCCGGTGCCGGTGCCGATGTCGAACGCCAGCGTGTCGGCCGGCAGCGGCGCGCGCGCGACGAGCTCGACGTATTCGCCGCGCACCGGCGAAAACACGCCGTAGTGCGGGTGGATCGCCGCGCCGCCGAGCGCCGGAATCGGCACGCCCTTCTTGCGCCATTCATGCGCGCCGACGAGGCCGAGCAGCTCGCGCAGCGACACGACCGACGGCGCGCCGCCGGGGCCGTACGCTTCCTCGCACGCCGCGCGCACGTCGGGCGCGCGGCGCAGCGGGATCGTGTAGTCGGCGT harbors:
- a CDS encoding methyltransferase yields the protein MTDFPVFHWTDAAGVDHAVRWRSEAGVAAPKRAVPADDRINADAAYRLACEGTALVWQGDFQNARQLVQAMARRVDRKPKKAKAAAGVDAFNLHRLAQSQRARTLGMLLIPLDADYTIPLRRAPDVRAACEEAYGPGGAPSVVSLRELLGLVGAHEWRKKGVPIPALGGAAIHPHYGVFSPVRGEYVELVARAPLPADTLAFDIGTGTGVLAAVLAARGVKRVVATDQDSRALACARENVERLGCAAQVDVVEADLFPAGRAPLVVCNPPWVPARPSAPIEYAVYDPDSRMLRGFLAGLAAHLEPGGEGWLILSDFAEHLGLRPRDTLLQWIDAAGLVVLGRDDIRPAHPKAADADDPLYAARRAEVTSLWRLGARS